The DNA sequence CTCCACGCGCTCCCTCATGACTTCAACTGTCGAAGGTAGCTCAAGGTCCTGCAACTCGTCAGGGACGATTCCCAAACCCCTGAGGAAGTCGAATACGATGACCCGCGATACCAGCTTCTCCTTGCGACCTTGAATCACACCCCACGTCACCGATGGCATCTCGTATTCGGGAAATTTCGATGCCTGCGTCGAATTCCATGCACACAAAAGAAAAACCCTaaaggggtttagggttttgtgGATTTCAGAATAAGGGTGCGAAGGAACTCGTGACAACTTCGAAACTGCATTGAATTGGTGAGAAGCGAATTGGGTTGAGAATAAATTGaggatttttcttcttgtgagcaTTGAAATTGCAGAGTATGCGCTTGAAGTTGCAGAGTGTGCAAAGGCTTCCAACTTCGAACAGAGACGAAGAGGAAACTGAATGGAGATTCGGTTGGTGAAGGAGGAGCAAGCGGGCCTATTTTGAGGTTTACCTACTGCAACCTTTGTCAACCCAGGAAGATCTATAAGGGTTAAGTTTACAACTGCAGGCAAAGCCACAGAAAGTTAACCACAGAAACAAACTGCCAAGAGAAATTTACCAGAGGTACACACGAATAATGTATTGAGACTACTCTAGATATATGAGCTTTGCAGGCAACTTAAAAGAAATAAAGCAGAAGCAAAAGAATTAAGGACTGTTCCGCTACTCTAGAAAAGATAACCTTGCATTATTTGAACCCTAAATCACCATTCATCCCCACAATCAAATGTTCAATGACAAGGTATGAAATGGTAAGGGAAGAAAGAAAGGTACATACAGAACAATTTGACAAATTATAAGGCCTATATAAAATTACATCCATCAATTGATAAGCAAACAACTTACCATGTGGCGAATAAATGCTGAGTTGAATTGGAATGTTAGAAATTTGTTTCGTCTTCCCAGTTATGCGATCTGTTTCATCTGAAATTTCCTTCCTCACAGCAGCTGCAAGGTCATAAAGTAACGCAAGACATTAAAGTAGTTGTGAAGTTACAACATTGTCACGCCAGTTAAGTAGTTAACCACACTGAAAAATAATGGACACAGACAAACACCATAATTCTACATGCTAAAGGAGACCCATAAGAGTCCAAATTTCAACAACAAACATAGCTTTGCTCCCAAGACATATAGTGCATGATGCCAAAATGACTGACACCGAAAGTTCTGCTACAAGTGTTTATTaaatcaaggttgcgagaaccgaaccggtcaatgaaccggtgaagtaactggttcactggtttactggttcgACCGGAGTTTGACCGgaattcaaccggtttaattaaatattaattaaaaatttaatatatagttttaaatatttaaatttgatcttttctaacctaataaaattcaaaattacacCTAATGTTCTAcaccaaaaaaatattaacaaaattcaACTACCTACAGGAACTAATTATCACTAATTAGTAATCATCAGAAAATCAGCAACAACATCATCCTCATTTCAGAAAATCAGCATTTCAGAATAAGCAAACATCAACAAAATCAATATTATTAACTCAGCAACTCAGAATTAAATCCAGTAACTCAACTAAATCCAACTCCAATTCAGAATTAAACAAAGCCACTAATCATCACTAATCAGTAATCATcgaaaaatcaacaacaagccaacaACATATCAgtaacaacatcatcatcattttagAAAATCATTCTAGAATCATAAATCAACAATCAACAGGATTATTCCAGTTTCATAAAATAAGAGACTATGTACTCATTCACAATTTTTAGAAATAATGAAAAATTTGATGCCAAATGTAATCATATTTGTCTTAAAATTTTCATAAAAGCTTTCGAGTGAAGTGATTTGCAAATATGAAGATTGGGACCTGCATCAACACTCAGAGAGTCAGAGTGCTTACTGCTTCCCGGCAGCGAGGAGGAAGGGGAGTGACGGCGACGACAAAGGACACGGCCACACCGgcgaacacagagagagagagcgcTTGAACAGGAGAGACGGTGATGGCCACAGAGCTTCCACGCGACGGCGAGGGAGCTTCCTACAACGGCGACACAGCTTCCTAGGACGGTGACGGAGCTTCCTACGATGGCGACACAGCTCCTGCGACGGCGACGGAGCTTCCACGGTGCGACACCGGCCAACAGAGAGAAAGCACGCTCGAGCAGAGGAGATCCAGTGTCTGTGGGTTCCGCGGGGTTGTGGGGCTGCGGTGGTTGCGGTGGGTGCGCGGCTAGTCCGTTAGGGTTTCCATCTGTTCTTTCAACTTTGATTTtttgagaaagagatgagaggagaTGAGTGGGAGTGTTGGACTTTTGGTTTGGGGGGAGGGGGTCCGGGCTTCGGGTAGATGAtttaggctttttttttttttttttaaggccaAAAACGGCGCTGTTTTGAAGGGGTTTTCAAACCAGAAAACCGCAAAAAAACCAGATGATTCTGCCGGTTTACCGGTTAATCGCCGGTTCAACCGATTTTTTCACCGATTTTTTATCAAACGGTTTCTGACCTTACCCAAACTGATTAGGTGACTGGTTCTCAGTTATTCTAGTTAAACTGACCGGTCCGGTTCAATTTTTAGAACCATGCTCTTCACCCAATTTTATtcttcacaaattaaaaaaaaaaatccctttACTAGCCTCCTCAAAATAAAGTCTACCAAATCACTTATCTTTAGGTGGAAACCAACCTGCTTCGTTTGTTTTGACTTAACCCACAAGGTGTCAAAATTATATTTGGCAATGGCGGTTCTCAGATCACAGGTTCCACTCAACTGAAaaattaaagagtaaagtatGTTTTTTATTTGTAACATTTGTGACCTAATATTTAATTGTATTCAATTTTATCTCTAACATTTTcgatttatatcaaaattatccttgaataTTAATTTCATCTGAAATATTGATGACAAAATTGAAAACATTTAGAAAtagttttaaaataaatagaaaacatTAAAGACAAAATTGAATAAATCGAAAACGTTAGaaacaaaattgaataaaattatacatttaaaatatttttaaaagaattataaaccttaagaacaaaaaatatactttatccaaaATTAAAGGATAAGATAAATGGTGATATCGAATTGGTCCAATTTCTCTAGAGGTTGAGCACTGCACATTTTTATCATTACAACTACTACTATGCCCATGTCGGCTTCAAATTTGGTCCCAGATAAAcatcaaatttaaaatactaaaagtATATATATCTTACAAAATTCATTGATCCAAGACTGGACAACAGGTCATTTACAGTTGTCAGAATTGACGACCAAGTAACCATGTTATACTAAATACCACAGAAATTTGAACAGCAATTACATACTTTGCCGTAGTACCCTAATTGTTGTCCTTGTAACAAGTAAATAATTGTCTACCATCAGAGTCCTTTCAATGTAGAAATATTCGCCTTCAAAGTTCAAACTGCTTTACATATTATCGTGCACGTCATTTAATATGTAAAATTCATCCAAACTACTCAAGTATTGCAAGAATACCATCAATTGAAAGAATGAAAAGGAATAGAGTACAAAGTTGAGAAGTTACCCCTCTGCAGATTTTGATAAGGCCTAAATCAGAAACAGTTTTGGTCCACATCAAATTAGCCCCCAAGAAAAATCTATGATCTATATATACCTAATACATAGCTGTGTATAACCTTGAACATCATGTAATTTGAATAAAATCCTTGTCCTGTTTTCCCCactttccttcttcctctcttttgttttttttttttcttcgcaGACGATCTTTGTCTCCTTCAAACAAACAAGGCAACATATTCTACAAAAATTTTGCCTCTGCATATAATTTTGTGCAAGGGAACTCATGAAAAGACTAGTAACCAGTTCCTGTCTTGGCGTGCAACATAATGCATCAGTGCCAAAGATGGCTAACTGATGCACCCATCTATTCAGTGACGAACCAATACCAAATATGGGCAAACTGTCATGAACAAAAGCCAGTTAATTTGCTTACAATGAGGTTAAAGCTATAAAGCTATATGAATTTCAACTTGTTACAAGGCCCAGAGCAAGCATGACATCCTCCGAAAAGTTTAACTTTCTTTGTCAAATTATTAACATTGTTTTTCTATGGTATCACTTCATAAGATGACATTTTAGATGTGACACGTTCTGTTTTTCCTTAAGTATTTACAAATAGTATTCTATATACTGCATTACAAGGACAATCAGGTCATACCtatcacatattcacaatagatTCGGAGAAGGATTAGTTGACAGGGACCACAGCATCTAGGTTTTTCTGAAGCAGCCAACCCTTTGGATAAACTACGTTATGAGAATCCAAATGGAGATGCCAATTCAATACTTTGGAACAACCAACAGGAGAACCTTCCATTTGATTCTCATCTTCCACCAATTGCTCTATAAAGGTCGTCTCCTGTAAAGACCAAAGGCAAATTCGGCTAGTAATTATAACAAGTACAGGTGATATTTATTAGTTAGCAGAAAAACAAGATGAAGCAGTAAGGACATCAGAAGATATTAATGGGGCAGGACAGCAAAGAGCAACAGTCGGAGCCATACTTGAAAACCCTCTTTCACCGTATCCAATTGTCGAATAGGATTTGTAGTAGGGCGTCGCCATCGCTTTGGATCCCACAGGATTGTGCTATTAAAAGCAAATCCAGACATATCAACATGAAACCTACGAAGTCTTTTACTTTTCTCGTTTGTATGCCATCCAATCACTTGGCTTGCATTGCATACAGGGCCCTCCAAAATAGCCTTGTTCTTGCTGGGTGCTAGCATAGCAACAGGCCAAGTGCCAAAGCGACTACAAAACCAGTTAATGCATTAGAAATATCTGAGGACTCCAAAGGCATAAAAACTAGGGGAGCCGATCTAAAAAAAACTTCATGACTATATGTTTCACACAgaattatttatatgtatatccCAAAACGCTGAAAATCATTAAAGCTCAAGTTCATGTCATCATGAAAAGGTGTTAACCAAGACAAATTTCATCAGCTCTAATTTTTAATGAAAGTCTGTCAGCAACTAGCTAGTGATATCATTGTTTGCGTCTTTCACCAAGACATCTGTTGAACACTCTCATTAACAGGATATTCATATTCCACCATTAATTGCCTTCTCTAAGGTTTTAAGTTTGGTTCTCTGATGAATAGTGTGGGTTGCTTGCCACCAAACCTAACATGTTTGGTATAGTTAGTTTGTTAGGATTGAACCAATAGTGTCACTCACTGCGAAAATGTAATTTTCAAGTAGGATTGGCTCAATCGGAAGTACCAAATTATGTCAACAAAAGGAACATAAAACAAAATTAGGATAGGAATCATCTCAATCATATGGTAACTGCACAAGTAGACGAACAGAGTTCTTGAATAGATGCCTCAAAATGCTAGATCCACAAATATACTGCTCGTTGATTCCAGAAACCACAAAACAGATAGTGGTTTAAGATGGTTTTAAAAACTGCAACATAAATGATCCGATTGCAAGAATAGAAGGTAGCAACTTCAAAAGTATactaaaagataataaataaaaccTAATGATCACAGATGGCATTTAATGAATTGTCCCACAAAACATTGCATTTATTAAGTTCACGGATATTCAAACCAATTTTTCTTGATACTTGTTTCTCTACCCGTGTTTCTATGGAAACCATTGATACTATATAGTAATCCTAAAAAAGCTGGCAAGTATATGGAAAATCAAAACATGCAATCAACTTATGCTAAAGAGCAATAGTAAGTAAGGAATCAATGATCAAAAAGCCAATGGAATGAAGTTACACAAACCATGATAACTGAAGAAAGAAGATTAacaaaattcaacaaacaaaGGACTGAACCTTCGTCATATAATTGCAACAGCCACGGATCACAAACAcatcaatataataaaaattaaaatcacatagaaatcaaaatcaacaggTGCAGAAGACATTAGGTTAGATTCTTTTATACCTGATGTCTCTCAAGGTATCGAACAACTCAAGCGAATACACATTATCATCATCCGCAAAGTAAACGATTCCATCAAGCTTATGGCGCTCAATGTGCTCCAACGCCGTGTTCCTCTGATGAACTCCTCTGTCCTTCACATCAGTCGAGTTCTTAGCGCAAACCAAGTGCCTATACATCACTCCCGTTTTCCTCAGCAACTCCGCCGTCTCCATTGACGCCGCATTCATCTCCACCACAACCCACAGCACTGGCGGAGGCACCAGCCGCAGTAACTGCCCCAGCCTATTCAAGAAATACGCCTGTAAAGCACGGTTATAGGTCGGTGTTACCACAATCAGCTGCTTCCGCGGCACGAAATCGAAGCGCTCCGCTATCGAGTGATGGTTCGCTACGCTCAGGCTCACCGGATCGATGATGAAACCGCTCTCTCTGCCGCTATCGCTGCCGCCACCGACCGCGGCTTCAACTACTTCGGTTCCTTCTTTTCCGCCGACGCGGTTCTTGAGAACGTGATTCTCCTGAAGCAACTGCGCGTTGGCGTGAGGTGGCTTGATCTCGAACGACATGTCGCTAGGGCGAACGTCGTCGACGACGACGTGGTGGCCGAATGGAAACATTCCGAGCATGAAACCGACGAAGAAGCATAGCAGGCAACGGTACAGAGCCTTCCTCCACTGTCCTTTCCGGCCGTACCTCCGGACAAAGACTCCGGCGAGAAACTTCCGAAGCGCCGCCGCACTCGTCGCCAGCGCCGGAAACGGAGATGTATACTTGGCGTTTGTGGAAGAGAACTTGTGAGACGGAGATGAAACAGATAAGACACCGCCGGCGCCGTTCGGGTACTGCCGATCATGATACGCCGGCGACAGAGTTCGCCGGAATTGAGCCATTAATTTACCTGACGCcttaggaaaaaaaattaatagcacCTAGTTAACTGAAAAATTCACTACATGAGCTGAATCTGATTAGATTGTAGATTATTAGAAATGAGTATTAGCAATCAGTTGgatcaaagaagaacaaaaaccctagaaaacaggAGCTTGTAAAAACTTAAAAAGTAAGAACCGAAATtcagagagggagagaagaattGTATTAAATGGtttagagagagaaagtgaaaagtttaagagagagagagagagagagagggggggtggGCGGAGGTGAGTTGTTTCCTTCCAACTTCCAAATTGGGTTGGTCCATTTTACAGATCAAAGTCATCAAACATAAACAACGCCTCTACAC is a window from the Arachis hypogaea cultivar Tifrunner chromosome 17, arahy.Tifrunner.gnm2.J5K5, whole genome shotgun sequence genome containing:
- the LOC112765458 gene encoding probable beta-1,4-xylosyltransferase IRX9H — its product is MAQFRRTLSPAYHDRQYPNGAGGVLSVSSPSHKFSSTNAKYTSPFPALATSAAALRKFLAGVFVRRYGRKGQWRKALYRCLLCFFVGFMLGMFPFGHHVVVDDVRPSDMSFEIKPPHANAQLLQENHVLKNRVGGKEGTEVVEAAVGGGSDSGRESGFIIDPVSLSVANHHSIAERFDFVPRKQLIVVTPTYNRALQAYFLNRLGQLLRLVPPPVLWVVVEMNAASMETAELLRKTGVMYRHLVCAKNSTDVKDRGVHQRNTALEHIERHKLDGIVYFADDDNVYSLELFDTLRDISRFGTWPVAMLAPSKNKAILEGPVCNASQVIGWHTNEKSKRLRRFHVDMSGFAFNSTILWDPKRWRRPTTNPIRQLDTVKEGFQETTFIEQLVEDENQMEGSPVGCSKVLNWHLHLDSHNVVYPKGWLLQKNLDAVVPVN